The following are encoded together in the Lathyrus oleraceus cultivar Zhongwan6 chromosome 3, CAAS_Psat_ZW6_1.0, whole genome shotgun sequence genome:
- the LOC127129782 gene encoding uncharacterized protein LOC127129782: MAEYEACIYDIEAAIDLRIKILEVCGDSALVISHVKGDWETPDIKLIPYKKHIRKLIPYFDEISFHHISREENQLADALAILASIFKVKLKNEAPTIHIDHLDEPIHCLEIEADPDDKPWFYEIKTCLEKQQYLEGISITNKKAFRRISSKFFLNDDVLYKRNYDSMLLRCVDRHEASTIIKSIHEGCKGVHAKGPAMAKKILRVGYYWTIMEVDCYNL; encoded by the coding sequence atggcagaatatgaggcATGTATCTACGATATAGAGGCAGCCATTGACTTAAGGATCAAGATTCTTGAGGTATgtggagattcagctctagtaaTAAGTCATGTAAAAGGTGATTGGGAAACTCCTGATATCAAATTGATTCCTTATAAAAAGCATATCAGAAAACTGATACCCTACTTTGATGAAATCTCTTTTCATCATATTTCTAGGGAAGAAAATCAGTTAGCAGATGCTCTAGCTATATTGGCATCTATATTTAAAGTCAAATTGAAGAATGAAGCACCAACCATCCATATTGACCACTTAGATGAACCAATACATTGTCTAGAAATTGAGGCAGATCCCgatgataagccttggttctATGAGATAAAGACATGTTTGGAGAAACAGCAATATCTCGAGGGTATATCTATTACTAATAAGAAGGCCTTCAGAAGAATCTCTTCTAAGTTTTTCTTAAACGatgatgtgttatacaagaggAACTATGATTCAATgctgctcagatgtgtggatagacacgaagctagCACGATCATAAAATCAATACATGAAGGCTGCAAGGGTGTACATGCGAAAGGCCCTgctatggccaagaagatcctCCGGGTTGGGTATTACTGGACAATAATGGAGGTTGACTGTTACAATTTGTGA